One stretch of Microbacterium terrae DNA includes these proteins:
- a CDS encoding SIP domain-containing protein has translation MTTTEHSAAACRASRHTRVQHLITADEHSLADLEALLATLPICSTGRVFIEVPDATWQSEIVAPSRMVVTWLDRSRRSGAPGTSRGCAAGEALARAVTGWADEMLCIDDDQTRVNLLGGYLGTADIVDHLIALGVDAARIHAPEQYGIAVAR, from the coding sequence ATGACCACCACCGAGCACAGCGCAGCCGCCTGCCGCGCGTCGCGGCACACGCGGGTGCAGCACCTCATCACGGCCGACGAGCATTCGCTCGCCGACCTCGAGGCGCTCCTCGCGACGCTGCCCATCTGCTCGACCGGTCGCGTGTTCATCGAGGTTCCCGACGCCACCTGGCAGTCCGAGATCGTGGCACCGAGCCGCATGGTCGTCACGTGGCTCGACCGCTCGCGGCGATCGGGAGCACCGGGCACGAGCCGCGGCTGCGCCGCCGGCGAGGCGCTGGCGCGCGCGGTGACCGGCTGGGCCGACGAGATGCTCTGCATCGACGACGACCAGACCCGCGTGAACCTGCTCGGCGGCTACCTCGGCACCGCCGACATCGTCGACCACCTCATCGCGCTCGGCGTCGACGCGGCGCGCATCCACGCCCCCGAGCAGTACGGGATCGCCGTCGCCCGCTGA
- a CDS encoding DUF3097 domain-containing protein, translated as MEDRYGTDVLAAGWRERSAKTLPRVEAAHDLVVEVAADGYCGAVVGFASGMVELEDRHGRRRLFPLGPGFLVDGADVVLTAPTATAPKGPQRTASGSFAAPDGRARVARPSRILVEGRHDAELVEKVWGDDLRAEGVVVEYLQGVDLLADLLEQEPPSAQRRYGVLVDHLVPGSKESRIADTIMRGRHGAHLLIVGHPWVDVWQCVTPRAMGIERWPDIPRGIEYKVGVCRALGWPARDQADIARAWQRILARVKTYRDLEPAFLGRVEELIDFVTV; from the coding sequence ATGGAAGATCGCTACGGAACCGATGTGCTCGCTGCCGGCTGGCGCGAGCGGAGCGCGAAGACGCTTCCGCGCGTGGAGGCCGCGCACGACCTCGTCGTCGAGGTCGCAGCCGACGGCTACTGCGGGGCGGTGGTCGGGTTCGCATCGGGCATGGTCGAGCTCGAGGACCGCCACGGTCGGCGCCGTCTCTTCCCGCTCGGCCCCGGCTTCCTCGTCGACGGCGCCGACGTCGTGCTCACCGCACCGACGGCGACCGCGCCGAAGGGCCCGCAGCGCACCGCGTCGGGATCGTTCGCCGCGCCGGATGGCCGTGCCCGCGTCGCGCGTCCGAGCCGGATCCTCGTCGAGGGCCGCCACGATGCGGAGCTCGTCGAGAAGGTGTGGGGCGACGACCTGCGCGCCGAGGGCGTGGTGGTCGAGTACCTGCAGGGAGTCGACCTGCTCGCCGATCTGCTCGAGCAGGAGCCGCCGTCGGCGCAGCGCCGCTACGGCGTGCTCGTCGACCACCTCGTGCCAGGGTCGAAGGAGTCGCGCATCGCCGACACGATCATGCGCGGACGGCACGGCGCGCACCTGCTCATCGTCGGGCACCCGTGGGTCGACGTCTGGCAGTGCGTCACCCCGCGCGCCATGGGCATCGAACGCTGGCCCGACATCCCGCGCGGCATCGAGTACAAGGTGGGCGTGTGCCGCGCGCTCGGCTGGCCCGCGCGCGACCAGGCCGACATCGCGCGGGCCTGGCAGCGCATCCTCGCCCGCGTGAAGACATACCGCGACCTCGAACCGGCCTTCCTCGGCCGGGTCGAGGAGCTGATCGACTTCGTCACCGTCTGA
- a CDS encoding DMT family transporter: MSWVILILSGVLEAVWATALGKSEGFTKLWPSVVFAVALVASMGGLAWAMRDISTGTAYAVWVGIGASLTVAYAMITGDEAFSIVKMLLILGLVGCVVGLKVVGHE, translated from the coding sequence ATGTCGTGGGTCATCCTCATCCTGTCCGGCGTCCTCGAGGCGGTCTGGGCGACCGCGCTCGGCAAGTCCGAGGGCTTCACCAAGCTCTGGCCGAGCGTCGTGTTCGCCGTGGCGCTGGTCGCCAGCATGGGCGGTCTCGCCTGGGCGATGCGCGACATCTCGACCGGCACGGCCTACGCGGTCTGGGTCGGCATCGGCGCCTCGCTCACCGTCGCCTACGCCATGATCACCGGCGACGAGGCGTTCTCGATCGTCAAGATGCTTCTCATCCTCGGCCTCGTCGGCTGCGTCGTGGGGCTGAAGGTGGTCGGCCACGAGTGA
- a CDS encoding TPM domain-containing protein has translation MLARGAAALTAAVALVLVAVAGPASATEPVSLGSSFVLDDAGVLSSSDTAEAEARLEQLSDETDVDMWVVFVDEFTDPSDAAGWANATADQNNLGPNQYLLAVATEGRAYYLSGDSSGPVTEDQLIAIEQERIQPALRQDDWVGAVDAAADGLEDAVGGGTGGAAGDSGGGGGFLTTILVIAAIAVAVILIVVLVRRRKKGGATGTTSSPAAEQIPTEELARQAASALVDTDDAVKTSVQELGFAKAQFGDTATAGFEEAIALATNRLDEAFSLKQQLDDATPDAPADTRAWNSRIIALCAEANEALDAKAAEFDELRKLEQNAPEALARVQQARAAAAAAIEASDARLAELGGSYAPEALATIVDNPDQARARLAFAETQLTEAQTAIGAGDGGAAAVGIRAAEEAVGQAVLLEDAVDKLAADLAEGERSAAALVTELEADIAVAGALPDSDGQVAAAVAAARSQIDAARPHLAGTAKRPLIALQGLQAADDRIDAVMKSVRDAQAQAEHARQAVGRAIMQAQSQVSAAEDYITARRGAVGADARTRLAEAGASLVRAQQLQQDDPQQALQHAQRAEQLAGHAIQLAQNDVGAFGGTGGGGMGGGGGGDMLGAVLGGVLINSMLGGGGSSRSSGGLGGMFGGGGGSSRGGMRPGSFGGGGTRARRGGGRF, from the coding sequence ATGCTGGCGCGAGGGGCAGCGGCGCTCACGGCAGCGGTCGCGCTCGTGCTCGTGGCGGTGGCGGGCCCGGCGTCCGCGACGGAGCCGGTGAGCCTCGGGTCGAGCTTCGTGCTCGACGACGCCGGAGTGCTCTCGTCGAGCGACACGGCCGAGGCCGAGGCACGCCTGGAGCAGCTGTCGGACGAGACCGACGTCGACATGTGGGTGGTGTTCGTCGACGAGTTCACCGATCCGTCCGACGCGGCGGGCTGGGCGAATGCCACCGCCGACCAGAACAACCTCGGCCCGAATCAATACCTCCTCGCGGTGGCCACCGAAGGCCGCGCGTACTACCTCTCGGGCGACTCCAGCGGTCCGGTGACCGAGGACCAGCTCATCGCGATCGAGCAGGAGCGCATTCAGCCGGCGCTGCGTCAGGACGACTGGGTCGGCGCCGTCGACGCGGCAGCGGACGGCCTCGAAGACGCTGTGGGCGGCGGCACCGGCGGTGCCGCGGGCGACAGCGGCGGGGGCGGCGGATTCCTCACGACGATCCTGGTCATCGCGGCCATCGCGGTGGCGGTCATCCTCATCGTCGTGCTGGTGCGGCGGCGCAAGAAGGGCGGTGCGACGGGCACGACGTCGTCGCCCGCGGCCGAGCAGATCCCGACGGAGGAGCTCGCCCGGCAGGCGGCATCCGCTCTCGTCGACACCGACGACGCGGTGAAGACGAGCGTTCAGGAGCTCGGGTTCGCGAAGGCGCAGTTCGGCGACACCGCGACGGCCGGGTTCGAGGAGGCGATCGCGCTCGCGACCAATCGGCTCGACGAGGCCTTCTCGCTCAAGCAGCAGCTCGACGACGCGACCCCCGACGCACCAGCGGACACGCGAGCCTGGAACTCGCGGATCATCGCGCTGTGCGCGGAAGCCAACGAGGCGCTCGATGCGAAGGCCGCCGAGTTCGACGAGCTGCGCAAGCTCGAGCAGAACGCGCCCGAGGCGCTCGCCCGCGTGCAGCAGGCCCGCGCCGCCGCGGCAGCCGCGATCGAGGCATCCGACGCACGTCTCGCCGAGCTCGGCGGCTCGTACGCACCCGAGGCGCTCGCGACCATCGTCGACAATCCCGACCAGGCGCGTGCGCGCCTCGCGTTCGCCGAGACCCAGCTGACCGAGGCGCAGACGGCGATCGGCGCCGGGGACGGCGGCGCTGCGGCCGTGGGCATCCGTGCGGCCGAAGAGGCGGTCGGTCAGGCCGTGCTCCTCGAGGACGCCGTGGACAAGCTCGCCGCCGACCTCGCCGAGGGCGAGCGGAGCGCCGCGGCGCTCGTGACCGAGCTCGAAGCCGACATCGCCGTTGCCGGCGCCCTCCCCGACTCCGACGGGCAGGTCGCTGCTGCCGTCGCCGCCGCACGCAGCCAGATCGACGCCGCGCGCCCGCACCTGGCCGGCACGGCCAAGCGCCCGCTGATCGCGCTGCAGGGGCTCCAGGCGGCCGACGACCGCATCGACGCCGTCATGAAATCGGTGCGCGACGCGCAGGCGCAGGCCGAGCACGCACGTCAGGCGGTGGGCCGGGCCATCATGCAGGCCCAGTCGCAGGTGTCGGCGGCCGAGGACTACATCACCGCGCGCCGGGGCGCCGTCGGCGCCGACGCCCGCACCCGGCTCGCCGAAGCCGGCGCGTCGCTGGTGCGCGCCCAGCAGCTGCAGCAGGACGATCCGCAGCAGGCGCTCCAGCACGCCCAGCGCGCCGAGCAGCTCGCGGGCCACGCGATCCAGCTCGCGCAGAACGACGTCGGCGCGTTCGGCGGCACCGGCGGCGGCGGCATGGGCGGAGGCGGCGGAGGCGACATGCTCGGCGCGGTCCTCGGCGGCGTGCTGATCAACTCGATGCTCGGCGGCGGAGGCTCCTCCCGCTCGTCGGGCGGCCTCGGCGGCATGTTCGGCGGCGGCGGCGGCTCCTCCCGCGGCGGCATGCGCCCCGGCAGCTTCGGCGGAGGTGGCACCCGCGCCCGCCGGGGGGGTGGTCGCTTCTGA
- a CDS encoding CPBP family intramembrane glutamic endopeptidase, giving the protein MPAHPAPARVVTLPAWSWRLAPALLVCLAAPAFFVARIPWLGWVLLAGGLVVAWLIERRDADGPSAPDDDPAAGGIRRPSLVRDLSLIAVGLLIVSVIDLKAELDNLSMLRFTLALGGAVAVPYVISRWVYRDRAIRFPWRGGGRWSAFQWTWLVAVLGLGWLILPFYFITSGVYLNWPVVDTPELIARLFVGVGAVGIWDELFFICTCFALLRRHFRFWQANTLQAVVFVSFLWELGYKAWGPLLTIPFALLQGFIFMKTRSLTYVVTVHLLFDAVVFLVLVHAHNPGVLDGLFLV; this is encoded by the coding sequence ATGCCCGCCCACCCCGCCCCCGCCCGCGTCGTGACGCTCCCGGCATGGTCGTGGCGCCTCGCGCCGGCACTCCTCGTGTGCCTCGCGGCGCCCGCGTTCTTCGTCGCCCGCATCCCGTGGCTCGGCTGGGTGCTGCTGGCCGGTGGACTCGTCGTCGCCTGGCTGATCGAGCGGCGGGACGCCGACGGGCCCAGCGCCCCGGACGACGACCCGGCGGCAGGGGGCATCCGTCGACCGTCGCTGGTGCGGGACCTGTCGCTGATCGCGGTGGGGCTGCTGATCGTCAGCGTCATCGATCTGAAGGCCGAGCTCGACAACCTGTCGATGCTGCGGTTCACCCTGGCGCTCGGCGGCGCGGTAGCCGTGCCCTACGTGATCTCGCGCTGGGTGTACCGCGACCGTGCCATCCGCTTCCCGTGGCGCGGCGGCGGTCGGTGGAGCGCCTTCCAGTGGACGTGGCTGGTCGCCGTGCTCGGGCTCGGCTGGCTGATCCTGCCGTTCTACTTCATCACCTCGGGTGTCTACCTCAACTGGCCCGTCGTCGACACGCCGGAGCTCATCGCGCGGCTGTTCGTGGGCGTCGGCGCCGTCGGCATCTGGGACGAGCTGTTCTTCATCTGCACGTGCTTCGCGCTGCTGCGGCGCCACTTCCGGTTCTGGCAGGCGAACACGCTCCAGGCGGTCGTGTTCGTGTCGTTCCTGTGGGAGCTCGGCTACAAGGCCTGGGGCCCGCTGCTCACCATCCCGTTCGCACTCCTCCAGGGCTTCATCTTCATGAAGACGCGCTCGCTCACGTACGTCGTGACCGTGCATCTGCTGTTCGACGCCGTCGTGTTCCTCGTGCTCGTCCACGCGCACAACCCGGGCGTCCTGGACGGACTCTTCCTCGTCTGA
- a CDS encoding MFS transporter, with protein MLRPLGHRDFRVLFGAVVLSVFAAGMWAVVMVYSVIAAGGGPLELSLVAAANATGLLACAIPGGIVADRISRRTIMRTVEGANLVAITSIVVAGSVATVTIPHLTVVALILGAGSGFFFPAYSAMLPRVLPAGQLLAANGLEGAIRPALQQAAGPATAGMLLAALIPSQAAIVICVAYALAFVGLLLLRPEPVAPHDEAARAKSVFHDLAEAVVFTVRTPWLFATLLYATGWVLVSLGPEEVLLPFVLRERVGEDPRLFGFLLAVYGAGGVVGSIVVSSMKLPRRYLTVMNLVWGVSTLPFVIIGLTDQYWLMLVSMFAIGFGFSYGNVIWGTLLQRRVPRHMLGRVSSLDFFVSLALMPLSMALAGPIAEVVPLSTIFIVAGILPLVFGIVAIVWARMPQDEIEHPLHD; from the coding sequence GTGCTGCGCCCCCTCGGGCACCGCGACTTCCGGGTGCTGTTCGGTGCCGTCGTGCTGTCGGTCTTCGCCGCCGGCATGTGGGCGGTCGTCATGGTGTACTCGGTCATCGCCGCGGGCGGCGGACCCCTCGAGCTCTCGCTCGTCGCCGCAGCGAACGCGACCGGCCTGCTCGCGTGCGCGATCCCGGGCGGCATCGTGGCCGACCGCATCTCGCGCCGCACGATCATGCGGACGGTTGAAGGGGCGAACCTCGTCGCGATCACCTCGATCGTCGTGGCGGGGTCCGTCGCGACCGTGACCATTCCCCACCTGACGGTCGTCGCCCTGATCCTCGGCGCGGGCTCGGGCTTCTTCTTCCCGGCGTACAGCGCGATGCTGCCCCGCGTCCTCCCGGCGGGGCAGCTGCTCGCCGCGAACGGCCTCGAGGGCGCGATCCGCCCCGCGCTGCAGCAGGCGGCAGGACCGGCGACGGCGGGGATGCTTCTGGCCGCGCTCATCCCGAGTCAGGCGGCGATCGTCATCTGCGTCGCGTACGCCCTGGCGTTCGTCGGACTGCTGCTCCTCCGACCCGAGCCGGTGGCTCCTCACGATGAGGCAGCGCGGGCGAAGTCGGTGTTCCACGACCTCGCCGAGGCGGTGGTCTTCACGGTGCGCACGCCCTGGCTGTTCGCGACCCTGCTGTACGCCACGGGGTGGGTGCTCGTCTCGCTCGGGCCCGAGGAGGTGCTGCTGCCCTTCGTGCTCCGGGAGCGCGTGGGGGAGGACCCCCGCCTGTTCGGTTTCCTCCTCGCGGTGTACGGCGCCGGCGGGGTCGTCGGCTCGATCGTCGTCTCGTCGATGAAGCTGCCGCGCCGCTACCTCACGGTGATGAACCTCGTGTGGGGCGTCAGCACACTGCCCTTCGTGATCATCGGCCTCACCGACCAGTACTGGCTGATGCTCGTCTCGATGTTCGCCATCGGATTCGGGTTCAGCTACGGCAACGTCATCTGGGGCACGCTCCTGCAGCGCCGCGTGCCGCGCCACATGCTCGGCCGCGTGTCGAGTCTCGACTTCTTCGTCTCGCTCGCCCTGATGCCCCTCTCGATGGCGCTCGCCGGCCCGATCGCCGAGGTCGTGCCGCTGTCCACGATCTTCATCGTGGCCGGCATCCTCCCCCTCGTCTTCGGCATCGTCGCCATCGTGTGGGCGCGGATGCCGCAGGATGAGATCGAGCACCCGCTGCACGATTGA
- a CDS encoding PspA/IM30 family protein yields the protein MAKQSIFGRISTLVKANINALLDSAEDPQKMLDQLVRDYTNSIADAESAIAETIGNLRLLERDHQEDVQAAAEWGNKALAASRKADQLRGVGNTTDADKFDNLAKIALQRQISEENEAKAIAPAIAAQTEVVDKLKDGLNGMKQKLDQLRSKRTELLSRAKVAEAQNKVHDAVKSIDVLDPTSELGRFEDKVRRQEALAAGKQELAASSLDAQFNQLEDVGELTEVEARLAALKGGAPSQAAIDAPSAPYTP from the coding sequence ATGGCGAAGCAGTCCATCTTCGGTCGCATCTCGACCCTCGTGAAGGCGAACATCAACGCACTCCTCGACTCCGCCGAGGACCCGCAGAAGATGCTCGACCAGCTCGTGCGCGACTACACCAACTCGATCGCCGACGCCGAGTCGGCCATCGCCGAGACGATCGGCAACCTGCGCCTGCTCGAGCGCGACCACCAGGAGGACGTCCAGGCGGCCGCCGAGTGGGGCAACAAGGCGCTCGCGGCCAGCCGCAAGGCCGACCAGCTGCGCGGGGTCGGCAACACGACCGATGCCGACAAGTTCGACAACCTCGCCAAGATCGCGCTGCAGCGCCAGATCAGCGAGGAGAACGAGGCCAAGGCGATCGCCCCGGCCATCGCCGCGCAGACCGAGGTCGTCGACAAGCTCAAGGACGGCCTCAACGGCATGAAGCAGAAGCTGGACCAGCTGCGGTCCAAGCGCACTGAGCTCCTGTCGCGCGCGAAGGTCGCCGAGGCCCAGAACAAGGTGCACGACGCCGTCAAGTCGATCGACGTGCTCGACCCGACCAGCGAGCTCGGCCGGTTCGAAGACAAGGTGCGTCGTCAGGAGGCGCTGGCTGCCGGCAAGCAGGAGCTCGCGGCATCGAGCCTGGACGCCCAGTTCAACCAGCTCGAAGACGTCGGTGAGCTCACCGAGGTCGAGGCGCGCCTGGCCGCGCTCAAGGGCGGAGCCCCGTCGCAGGCGGCGATCGACGCGCCGAGCGCGCCGTACACGCCGTAA
- a CDS encoding carboxymuconolactone decarboxylase family protein, giving the protein MSEERRVHLSRSARPAYQALAEFSKSVGAVADAAGIEPRLKELVQIHASQLNGCSYCVRVHVERAVAAGVSADVIAQLPVWRDSGVFSDRERASFELAEAHVFIHEDGVPDDVYNHVGGILSEQEYVALSWILVSINAFNRVAIAGRYAVPPRDDLADEDSDAAAGKAW; this is encoded by the coding sequence ATGAGCGAAGAGCGTCGTGTGCACCTGTCGAGATCGGCCCGCCCGGCGTACCAGGCGCTCGCCGAGTTCTCGAAGTCGGTGGGTGCGGTCGCCGACGCCGCGGGGATCGAGCCCCGCCTGAAGGAGCTGGTGCAGATCCATGCGTCGCAGCTCAACGGATGCTCCTACTGCGTGCGCGTGCACGTCGAGCGTGCGGTGGCAGCCGGGGTCTCTGCCGATGTGATCGCTCAGCTGCCGGTGTGGCGGGACTCGGGGGTGTTCAGCGACCGTGAGCGGGCGAGCTTCGAGCTCGCCGAGGCGCACGTCTTCATCCACGAGGACGGCGTTCCCGACGATGTCTACAACCATGTCGGCGGCATCCTGAGTGAGCAGGAGTATGTCGCACTCAGCTGGATCCTGGTGTCGATCAACGCGTTCAACCGCGTCGCGATCGCGGGGCGCTACGCGGTGCCGCCGCGCGACGACCTGGCCGACGAAGACAGCGACGCCGCTGCGGGCAAGGCCTGGTGA
- the trmB gene encoding tRNA (guanosine(46)-N7)-methyltransferase TrmB, whose protein sequence is MPAPRTFREEPVSFVRRGGRMSDGQERAWTDLSPRYLLDPPRDVASTSVLPGSAIDPAAVWGRDAPLVVEIGSGQGHAIVHAASANPDTDYLAVEVFRAGLARTMLDADRAEADNLRLVEANAPEVLQHLLPEASVDEIWIFFPDPWHKNKHTKRRLIATGFPEIAARALRDGGILRLATDWEDYALQMREVLGGAADFTPAFEGEWAPRFDGRVVTAFERKGAAKGRDIRDLAYRRRPRP, encoded by the coding sequence ATGCCCGCACCCCGCACGTTCCGCGAGGAGCCGGTGTCGTTCGTCCGGCGCGGCGGACGGATGTCGGACGGGCAGGAGCGGGCGTGGACCGACCTGTCGCCCCGGTACCTGCTGGATCCGCCGCGCGACGTCGCCTCGACGAGCGTGCTCCCCGGATCGGCGATCGACCCCGCCGCGGTGTGGGGGCGCGATGCGCCGCTCGTCGTGGAGATCGGCTCGGGGCAGGGGCACGCGATCGTGCACGCCGCATCCGCGAACCCCGACACCGACTACCTCGCCGTCGAGGTGTTCCGCGCCGGCCTCGCGCGCACGATGCTCGACGCAGATCGCGCCGAGGCCGACAACCTGCGTCTGGTCGAGGCGAACGCGCCCGAGGTGCTGCAGCATCTGCTGCCCGAGGCATCCGTCGACGAGATCTGGATCTTCTTCCCCGATCCGTGGCACAAGAACAAGCACACGAAGCGCCGTCTGATCGCGACCGGGTTCCCCGAGATCGCGGCGCGGGCGCTCCGCGACGGCGGCATCCTGCGTCTGGCGACCGACTGGGAGGACTACGCGCTGCAGATGCGCGAGGTGCTCGGGGGCGCCGCCGACTTCACGCCGGCGTTCGAGGGGGAGTGGGCGCCGCGCTTCGACGGACGCGTGGTCACGGCGTTCGAGCGCAAGGGCGCCGCGAAGGGCCGCGACATCCGCGACCTCGCCTACCGTCGACGACCGCGGCCATGA
- a CDS encoding alpha/beta fold hydrolase yields the protein MSEPVDEFSFLPEQAADAGIAGPVPTGERLTLTLDGGRTLSALRYGDAPPLVTFLHGAGLNAHTWDTTILALGLAALAIDLPGHGDSSWRDDMAYTARPLAADVAEGIAAWTDRPQLLVGQSLGGLTAAALAAARPDLVRELVVVDITPGVDPNAGPTQIRDFFAGPTDWATRDELVDRALAFGLGGGTRRKAARGVYFNSRVRPDGRVEWKHHFAHLANTTASNPAAAEATAAQQDAVASVLGESGWDDLAAVTAPTTLIRGERGYVTEADAAEFTRRLPTASVLTLPAGHNVQEDAPLDLGALLARRADGE from the coding sequence GTGAGCGAACCCGTCGATGAGTTCTCCTTCCTGCCCGAACAAGCCGCAGACGCCGGCATCGCCGGCCCCGTGCCGACGGGCGAGCGTCTGACTCTCACCCTCGACGGCGGGCGCACGCTGAGCGCCCTGCGGTACGGAGACGCTCCCCCGCTCGTGACCTTCCTGCACGGCGCGGGACTCAATGCGCACACCTGGGACACCACGATCCTCGCGCTCGGCCTCGCGGCACTCGCCATCGACCTGCCCGGCCACGGCGACTCGTCGTGGCGCGACGACATGGCCTACACGGCGCGACCGCTCGCCGCGGATGTCGCCGAGGGCATCGCCGCGTGGACGGATCGCCCGCAGCTGCTCGTCGGCCAATCGCTGGGCGGCCTCACCGCCGCCGCCCTGGCGGCTGCGCGGCCCGACCTGGTGCGCGAGCTCGTCGTCGTCGACATCACCCCGGGGGTCGATCCGAACGCCGGGCCGACCCAGATCCGCGACTTCTTCGCCGGTCCCACCGACTGGGCGACCCGCGATGAGCTCGTCGACCGCGCCCTCGCGTTCGGACTCGGCGGAGGGACGCGCCGGAAGGCTGCGCGCGGGGTGTACTTCAACTCGCGCGTGCGGCCCGACGGTCGCGTCGAGTGGAAGCACCACTTCGCGCACCTCGCGAACACGACGGCGTCGAACCCCGCGGCGGCGGAGGCGACGGCGGCTCAGCAGGACGCGGTGGCCTCCGTGCTCGGCGAGTCCGGCTGGGACGACCTGGCGGCGGTCACGGCACCGACCACGCTGATCCGGGGCGAGCGGGGCTACGTCACCGAGGCGGATGCGGCCGAGTTCACCCGGCGCCTGCCGACGGCATCCGTCCTCACCCTGCCCGCCGGACACAACGTTCAGGAAGACGCACCGCTCGATCTGGGGGCACTCCTCGCCCGACGCGCCGACGGCGAATGA
- a CDS encoding arginase family protein — MTRYLVVPQWQGSPSSRAMQLIDGAEAIAGDLPRSATTVLDVPMEAGEALETGVSRLSSLRRVREQLAATLAGHTEPVLTVGGDCGIALEPIAHAARSTADLAVVWLDAHPDLNTPESSPSGAFSGMVLRAVLGHGVDGLSLDAGTVRPERVVVAGARSFDEPELSATAELGITVLTVDALRRADALADAVAATGASGVFIHVDIDVLDPAELAGNAHPEPFGATVAEITAAITAVRARMPLVGASLAGYSPASLAAATDDLGAILRVVSVLA; from the coding sequence ATGACGCGCTATCTCGTCGTCCCGCAGTGGCAGGGCAGTCCCTCGTCGCGCGCGATGCAGCTCATCGACGGCGCCGAGGCGATCGCCGGCGACCTGCCGAGGTCGGCGACCACCGTGCTCGATGTGCCGATGGAAGCCGGCGAAGCGCTCGAGACCGGCGTCAGCCGGCTGTCGTCGCTGCGGCGCGTGCGCGAGCAGCTCGCCGCAACCCTCGCCGGGCACACCGAACCCGTGCTCACCGTCGGTGGCGACTGCGGCATCGCGCTCGAGCCGATCGCCCACGCAGCCCGGAGCACCGCAGACCTCGCCGTCGTGTGGCTCGACGCGCACCCCGATCTCAACACGCCCGAGTCCTCCCCGTCGGGCGCCTTCTCGGGCATGGTGCTGCGCGCGGTGCTCGGCCACGGCGTCGACGGGCTCTCGCTCGACGCCGGCACCGTGCGACCCGAGCGCGTGGTCGTCGCCGGCGCCCGGTCGTTCGACGAACCCGAGCTCTCGGCGACCGCTGAACTCGGCATCACCGTCCTGACGGTCGACGCCCTCCGCCGCGCCGACGCCCTGGCCGACGCGGTCGCCGCGACCGGCGCGTCGGGCGTGTTCATCCACGTCGACATCGACGTGCTCGATCCCGCCGAGCTCGCGGGCAATGCCCACCCCGAGCCGTTCGGCGCGACAGTCGCCGAGATCACCGCCGCGATCACCGCGGTGCGCGCGCGGATGCCACTCGTCGGCGCATCCCTCGCCGGATACTCCCCTGCCTCGCTCGCCGCCGCGACCGACGACCTGGGTGCGATCCTGCGCGTCGTCTCGGTGCTCGCATGA
- a CDS encoding tyrosine-protein phosphatase: protein MNAHGTAAGALDIAGAINFRDVGGLPAAGGSTRGGVLFRSGNLARLAPAGIDAVRSLGLRRIIDLRADDEVEHEPTPAGLAATTQRTPLFLGSVASFFTEDVPLSEMYRRLVDDAADRVVDVVRGIVEEQPVLVHCTVGKDRTGVTVALALAAAGVDEEAVIADYARTESLLPARRNARVVEILSAMHPRARNIEELATRSPAPVMRGLLGDLRARFGSPRGYLLAHGLADDEVDELARTLIVR, encoded by the coding sequence GTGAACGCACACGGCACGGCAGCGGGCGCCCTCGACATCGCCGGGGCGATCAACTTCCGTGACGTCGGCGGGCTCCCGGCGGCCGGGGGGTCGACACGGGGCGGCGTGCTGTTCCGCTCGGGCAACCTCGCGCGGCTGGCGCCCGCCGGCATAGACGCCGTCCGCTCTCTGGGCCTGCGCCGCATCATCGACCTGCGAGCCGATGACGAGGTCGAGCACGAGCCGACGCCGGCGGGTCTCGCCGCCACGACCCAGCGCACCCCGCTCTTCCTCGGATCCGTGGCCTCGTTCTTCACCGAGGACGTGCCGCTCAGCGAGATGTACCGCCGACTCGTCGACGATGCGGCCGACCGCGTCGTCGACGTCGTGCGCGGCATCGTCGAGGAGCAGCCGGTGCTGGTACACTGCACGGTGGGCAAGGACCGCACCGGGGTGACCGTCGCCCTGGCACTCGCCGCGGCGGGTGTCGACGAAGAGGCGGTGATCGCCGACTACGCGCGCACCGAGTCGCTGCTGCCCGCGCGTCGCAACGCGCGGGTCGTCGAGATCCTGAGCGCCATGCACCCCCGAGCGCGCAACATCGAGGAGCTCGCGACGCGGTCGCCGGCGCCCGTGATGCGCGGACTCCTCGGCGACCTCCGCGCCCGGTTCGGATCGCCCCGCGGCTATCTCCTCGCCCACGGGCTGGCAGATGACGAGGTCGATGAGCTGGCCCGCACGCTCATCGTGCGCTGA